One Aspergillus oryzae RIB40 DNA, chromosome 2 genomic window carries:
- a CDS encoding uncharacterized protein (Mu-crystallin): MSLFMPTSNTTNTGIKIVTLSQAQGLTAVINIFSPEGRLLGLLSANEVTAFRTALAVMTLFVRCNSLKKERIVIFGSGRQAEWHARLALLLVPDQVRSVTLINRGRKRLDEMKDIIAELQSAHPGVTFTTLAKEDTPNYQEQLQAALAACDVIFSCTPSTEPNFPYAYLQPFKQRFISLIGSYRPHMKEIDTETLLSGGSQIYVDSKEACLEESGELIDAHVKEDQLIEIGEIYGKLGKSEPIPVSDTHNVVFKCVGMGIMDLTIGKTLLDLGKEQGLGMEYSKDAVQLYRDSIRYIYIESICIYGVDKRNGNIYFVQFGYLLMRGGVMNRENYVTKLTWSTNTSWTRSAETTPRLRRKPQKSCSSVSSCRTCLRYRRQCVFTHPDHAEKIARSSSISLLERNAGLSRQNLVDSERIRYMERILQHYVPNISFDIQSLRKTAEELKHRHRHSFTDASPSVRLDEEDFEDLAIDDEDYMVKALPDNTTQYSGEFSYLNLSMKIRQKIDEWMKTAAPEASTETDPFEERWRATQLQSGSSLVSASVTCLPPRFVADFLVQIFFKYAQTNNFYVEEDWIREKLNICYTNPSSLSSNDAGSVCSILMVLAVGTQFAHMESAIPVNRPPVDLSSMEDHHFSEDEVGLTFYQFASKLVPDILATVSIRSVQACLLIGTYLLPLDTSGLCYTYFGLALKMAIQNGMHRRYQGEGLSPRMIEVRNRVFWTAYTIEKRVSILHGRPVSLSDSDVDAAMPVDFPGLNLTGQVSNHTNMVTLITLTLKLGEVANEMGQQQDCLERLLNLRKNLVDWWATLPEETNCRDLNPSGPLFRSNVHLKLDYCLTRIFLGRPFLFSNMKILSAATPQAPPFKTPSGVSKNRSTLITDCVEAALEIINLCQLLRDESGLARASFTEFSSCRAALLVILAQSLTKRTERLREALEKGMVLIKIMSMGVGSARSAVSVIETLERAIRRLEDWSERQAPDNPGSMESAYDRFKNWEMLWKTGPMSPELVPFQEQYPAGRSSIPPVPVTPMTGTSGGNDPMEGDVANTEITTLSDYSASHAASLPPMPRFGFDHFVSNFPQELDEFTAIPCFEPDAQQNLSSDIHNPDTKWMQFTSD; this comes from the exons ATGTCGCTTTTCATGCCGACTTCGAATACTACGAACACAGGGATCAAGATCGTGACCCTTTCTCAGGCACAAGGCCTTACCGCAGTcatcaacatcttctctccagaGGGTAGATTGCTAGGTTTGCTTAGCGCAAACGAAGTAACTGCCTTCCGTACTGCACTTGCGGTTATGACACTATTTGTTCGTTGCAATTccctgaagaaggagagaattGTGATCTTTGGCTCTGGAAGACAGGCCGAGTGGCACGCACGGCTTGCGCTTCTCCTCGTCCCGGATCAGGTCCGCAGCGTTACCCTTATAAACCGGGGTCGTAAGAGGCTGGATGAAATGAAGGATATTATTGCAGAGCTGCAATCCGCTCACCCTGGTGTTACATTTACAACACTCGCAAAAGAGGATACGCCTAACTATCAAGAACAACTGCAGGCTGCACTAGCAGCATGCGACGTTATCTTTAGCTGTACGCCTTCTACGGAGCCTAACTTCCCCTATGCCTACCTCCAGCCATTCAAGCAGCGATTTATCTCTCTCATTGGTTCCTACAGACCTCATATGAAAGAGATTGATACGGAAACTCTCCTCTCGGGTGGGAGCCAAATCTACGTCGACTCGAAGGAGGCATGCCTGGAAGAATCGGGCGAGCTGATCGATGCGCACGTCAAAGAAGACCAGTTGATTGAGATTGGAGAAATATATGGGAAGCTCGGGAAATCCGAGCCGATCCCTGTCTCGGACACGCATAACGTGGTATTTAAATGCGTGGGCATGGGAATCATGGATCTCACCATCGGAAAGACCCTATTGGATCTTGGTAAAGAACAGGGATTGGGGATGGAG TATAGTAAAGACGCCGTTCAGTTGTACAGAGACAGTAtccgatatatatatatagaatccATTTgcatatacggagtagataagaggaatggaaatatatacttcgTACA ATTCGGTTATCTTCTCATGCGGGGCGGTGTAATGAATAG AGAAAATTATGTCACTAAACTAACC TGGTCTACCAACACCAGCTGGACTCGGTCAGCAGAAACGACCCCGCGTCTCCGAAGAAAACCGCAAAAGAGCTGTTCGAGCGTAAGTAGCTGTCGCAC ATGTTTGCGTTATCGCCGCCAATGCGTTTTCACACACCCCGAccatgcggagaagattgctCGGTCCTCGTCGATCTC TCTCCTCGAACGGAATGCCGGCCTTAGTCGACAGAATCTGGTGGATTCGGAACGAATTCGGTACATGGAACGGATCCTTCAGCATTATGTTCCGAACATCTCATTTGATATTCAGTCCCTCCGTAAAACCGCCGAGGAGCTAAAGCATCGACATCGTCATTCTTTCACAGATGCAAGCCCTTCGGTTCGCCTTGACGAGGAGGATTTCGAGGATTTGGCCATCGACGATGAGGATTATATGGTGAAAGCTTTACCCGATAATACAACAC AATATTCCGGAGAGTTTTCCTATCTGAACTTGTCTATGAAAATTCGACAGAAGATAgatgaatggatgaaaaCAGCAGCACCAGAG GCGTCTACCGAAACAGACCCATTTGAAGAGCGATGGCGGGCGACACAGCTCCAATCGGGTTCCTCCTTAGTGTCGGCGTCGGTGACGTGCCTACCACCACGTTTCGTAGCCGATTTTCTCGTTCAAATATTCTTCAAATATGCGCAGACCAATAACTTCTATGTCGAAGAAGACTGGATACGAGAGAAGTTGAACATTTGTTATACTAACCCATCGAGCCTTTCTTCCAATGATGCTGGCTCCGTATGTTCGATACTTATGGTCCTGGCCGTTGGGACACAGTTTGCTCATATGGAGTCGGCCATTCCCGTCAACCGGCCGCCCGTCGACCTATCGTCGATGGAGGATCATCACTtctcggaagatgaagtcgGCTTGACGTTCTATCAGTTCGCTTCGAAGCTGGTTCCAGATATCCTTGCAACAGTCTCCATCCGGAGCGTACAGGCTTGCTTATTGATCGGAACTTATTTATTGCCTCTCGACACCTCGGGCCTTTGCTATACCTACTTTGGTCTAGCCCTTAAAATGGCTATTCAGAATGGCATGCACCGGAGATACCAGGGTGAAGGACTCTCCCCTCGAATGATCGAGGTCCGCAATCGAGTTTTCTGGACAGCTTATACTATTGAAAA ACGTGTCAGTATTCTTCACGGGCGACCCGTATCTTTGTCAGATTCGGATGTGGATGCTGCCATGCCGGTTGATTTTCCGGGCTTGAACCTAACGGGGCAGGTCTCAAATCATACTAATATGGTGACGTTGATCACTCTAACTCTCAAGCTTGGCGAAGTTGCCAATGAGAT GGGTCAACAGCAGGATTGCCTTGAACGACTACTCAATTTGCGGAAGAACCTCGTCGATTGGTGGGCTACACTGCCAGAAGAGACCAATTGTCGAGATTTGAACCCTTCAGGACCACTATTCCGCTCGAATGTTCACTTGAAACTAGATTACTGCCTGACTCGCATTTTCCTTGGGCGCCCATTCCTATTCAGCAACATGAAGATACTCAGTGCAGCCACACCTCAAGCCCCACCGTTTAAGACACCTTCAGGTGTATCAAAGAATAGGTCGACACTTATCACAGATTGTGTAGAAGCTGCTCTCGAAATTATTAATCTCTGCCAGCTACTCCGAGATGAGTCCGGTCTTGCTCGGGCATCGTTCACTGAATTTAGCTCTTGCCGAGCTGCTCTCCTTGTTATCCTCGCACAGAGTTTGACGAAGCGAACCGAACGGTTACGTGAAGCGCTTGAAAAAGGCATGGTCTTAATCAAGATTATGTCCATGGGCGTGGGATCTGCACGCTCTGCTGTTAGTGTAATTGAGACTCTCGAGAGAGCCATTCGCCGTCTCGAAGATTGGAGTGAAAGACAAGCACCGGACAATCCTGGTTCAATGGAGTCAGCATATGATCGCTTCAAGAATTGGGAGATGCTCTGGAAAACTGGGCCAATGTCACCCGAGCTTGTTCCTTTCCAAGAGCAGTATCCGGCTGGGAGGAGCAGCATTCCACCAGTCCCTGTTACTCCAATGACCGGCACTTCTGGTGGCAACGACCCTATGGAAGGTGACGTCGCAAATACAGAGATTACCACATTATCGGACTATTCCGCCTCTCATGCAGCTTCGTTACCCCCGATGCCTCGTTTtggttttgatcattttgtGTCCAACTTCCCGCAAGAATTGGATGAGTTTACCGCCATCCCCTGCTTCGAACCCGATGCGCAGCAAAACCTCTCTAGCGACATCCACAATCCTGATACTAAGTGGATGCAATTTACCAGTGATTGA
- a CDS encoding 6-phosphogluconate dehydrogenase, decarboxylating (6-phosphogluconate dehydrogenase) → MPSEDQNQQFKRIGIVGAGNMGSMMAFAFSELGLDVSIWDVKKENVDQLLQSAKDIKGQGKIEGFEDIGEFTQSLEGQGERKLFIFSITHGDPADSVLSKIKHALKKGDIILDGGNENYRRTERRQKECEEIGVSWIGTGVSGGYQSARRGPSLSPGGDEKALELVLPLLERYAAKDRKTGQPCVARVGPAGSGHFVKMVHNGIEGGMLSAVAEAWSILHYGLGLKYDEIGDIFDEWNQKGELRNNFLLDIGADVCHRRKSPEGDGKGEGIGEKNEYVLDDVLDKVVQDDDDTEGTPYWCVMETANRHVSAPTIATGHYMRIASGNRAERLRVAEKLRMPKPKPIEGIKDRRLFIEDLRRAVYCCFLSSFCQGLELIARASDDEGWNIDLSKCLQIWRGGCIIQSEAIADLLQPLLKKDVHYTNLKDIDEVAHALKHNFDSLKRIVIDSTVFDQYIPAISATLEYLKYAGGTMLPTKFMEAQMDLFGAHAYYKPGVPGEDPGPVKKGPHHYEWRPA, encoded by the coding sequence ATGCCGTCAGAAGACCAGAACCAACAGTTCAAACGCATTGGCATCGTTGGAGCCGGGAACATGGGCTCCATGATGGCCTTTGCGTTCTCGGAGCTCGGTCTTGATGTTTCTATCTGGGAcgtcaagaaagagaatgtTGACCAGCTCTTGCAATCGGCTAAGGATATTAAAGGCCAAGGAAAGATCGAAggatttgaagatattggcGAATTCACCCAGAGCTTAGAGGGTCAGGGAGAGCGGAAActgttcatcttctccatcactCATGGCGATCCCGCGGACTCCGTTCTTAGTAAGATCAAGCATGCATTGAAGAAAGGCGACATTATCCTAGACGGTGGAAATGAGAACTACCGACGCACGGAAAGGAGACAGAAGGAGTGCGAAGAAATCGGCGTTAGTTGGATTGGAACGGGTGTTTCCGGCGGATATCAATCCGCTCGCCGTGGGCCGAGCTTGTCTCCTGGTGGCGATGAGAAGGCGCTGGAGCTTGTACTACCTCTTTTGGAGCGCTACGCAGCCAAGGACCGCAAGACCGGTCAACCGTGTGTAGCCAGAGTTGGTCCTGCGGGCTCGGGGCATTTTGTCAAGATGGTACACAACGGCATCGAGGGTGGCATGCTTTCGGCGGTCGCCGAGGCTTGGTCTATTCTTCATTACGGGCTAGGGCTCAAGTATGATGAGATCGGAGACATCTTTGATGAATGGAATCAGAAGGGCGAACTAAGGAATAATTTCCTCCTCGATATTGGAGCCGACGTATGCCACAGGAGAAAATCCCCCGAAGGAGACGGCAAAGGCGAAGGAATCGGTGAGAAGAACGAATACGTCCTTGATGATGTTCTCGACAAGGTTGTGcaagatgacgacgacaCCGAAGGCACCCCCTACTGGTGTGTGATGGAGACGGCCAATCGTCATGTTTCTGCACCGACCATTGCAACCGGTCATTACATGCGTATCGCCAGTGGTAATCGTGCAGAACGGCTGCGAGTGGCGGAAAAATTGCGAATGCCAAAGCCCAAGCCCATTGAGGGCATCAAGGACCGACGGCTTTTCATTGAAGATCTACGGCGAGCAGTGTACTGTTGCTTCCTGTCGTCCTTCTGTCAGGGTCTCGAACTAATTGCCCGCGCCTCTGATGACGAAGGATGGAATATTGACCTGAGCAAATGTCTCCAGATCTGGCGTGGCGGTTGTATTATTCAGTCAGAAGCTATTGCCGACCTTCTACAGCCTTTGCTTAAAAAGGACGTGCACTATACAAATCTGAAAGACATCGACGAAGTCGCTCATGCATTGAAACATAATTTTGACTCTCTCAAACGGATTGTAATTGACTCGACAGTGTTCGATCAATACATCCCGGCGATTTCCGCGACCTTGGAGTACCTGAAATATGCGGGTGGGACGATGCTACCAACGAAATTCATGGAAGCCCAGATGGACTTATTCGGTGCCCATGCATATTACAAGCCAGGAGTACCCGGTGAGGATCCAGGACCGGTCAAGAAGGGTCCTCATCACTATGAGTGGCGGCCAGCTTAA
- a CDS encoding sugar phosphate isomerase/epimerase family protein (sugar phosphate isomerases/epimerases), with product MPTDTNQVPLSYATCSIGTSKSDTLPRKLEVLHQAGFTGIELAFPDIVSYAPDLLGHKVAEDNYAELVTVAKDIRRQCEAKNLKVMMLQPFANFEGWPRGSKEREDAFARAKGWIEVMRAVGTDLLQVGSTDTPLDKLSATQENIINDLRELCDLLATHNMRLAYENWCWSTHAPTWKDVWNVVRLVDRPNIGLCLDTFQTAGSEWGDPTTSTGRIEDLPVEELDRRLEKSMEELASTIPAEKIYLLQVSDAYKPVRPIEGKMIDGAWPRARWSHDYRPRPYGGGYLPIEPVGRAVLKTGFRGWFSMEIFDGGADGEGKEYDMGEYARSAMESVRKFLERSAK from the exons ATGCCCACCGACACAAACCAAGTCCCCCTATCGTACGCCACCTGCTCAATAGGCACATCCAAATCTGACACCCTCCCCCGCAAACTCGAAGTCCTCCACCAAGCCGGCTTCACCGGCATCGAGCTCGCCTTCCCGGACATCGTCTCCTACGCCCCAGACCTCCTCGGCCACAAAGTCGCAGAAGATAACTACGCCGAACTCGTCACTGTCGCAAAAGATATCCGTAGACAATGCGAAGCCAAGAACCTgaaggtgatgatgttgcaACCGTTCGCGAACTTTGAGGGCTGGCCGCGGGGGTcgaaggagagggaggatgCGTTTGCGAGAGCCAAAGGGTGGATTGAGGTTATGAGGGCTGTAGGAACGGATTTACTTCAG GTCGGCTCAACAGATACACCCCTGGACAAACTCTCCGCAACTCAAGAAAATATCATTAACGATCTCCGTGAGCTTTGCGACCTCCTCGCAACGCATAACATGCGTCTTGCGTATGAGAACTGGTGCTGGTCTACGCACGCGCCCACCTGGAAAGATGTCTGGAATGTCGTTCGTCTAGTCGATAGACCTAATATCGGACTCTGTCTTGATACGTTCCAAACGGCTGGGTCTGAATGGGGCGATCCCACGACATCCACAGGACGAATTGAAGATTTGCCCGTTGAAGAGCTGGATCGACGGCTGGAGAAGAGTATGGAGGAGTTGGCGAGCACGATCCCGGCGGAGAAGATTTATCTGTTGCAGGTGTCGGATGCGTATAAGCCTGTGCGGCCGATCGAAGGGAAGATGATCGATGGGGCTTGGCCGAGGGCACGGTGGAGTCATGATTATCGGCCCAGACCGTATGGTGGGGGGTATTTGCCTATTGAGCCGGTTGGGAGAGCGGTACTGAAGACCGGGTTCCGGGGGTGGTTCTCCATGGAGATCTTTGATGGAGGGGCTGAcggggaagggaaggaatATGACATGGGGGAGTATGCGCGGAGTGCTATGGAGAGTGTGCGGAAGTTCTTGGAGAGGTCTGCGAAGTAG
- the prnC gene encoding delta-1-pyrroline-5-carboxylate dehydrogenase prnC (delta-1-pyrroline-5-carboxylate dehydrogenase) has product MQSSLLLRARGLPLAKSSFARSSIRAMGSYATFKVPRIDNEPNKHYAPGSPDRKGLEEALAKHKQSAPLTVPLVIAGKEIKSSETFTQANPATHAPLATYSHATASDVQAAIDAALKARESWASTSFAERASIFLKAADLISTKYRYDIMALTMHGQGKNAWQAEIDSAAELCDFFRFGVKYAEDLYAQQPVHNSPGVWNRVEYRALEGFVYAISPFNFTAIGGNLAGAPALMGNVVVWKPSPSAIASNWLVHEILLEAGLPKNVIQFVPGDAEEVTNTVLNHPEFAALHFTGSTSVFRSLYGQIANRVAEGKYRSYPRIVGETGGKNFHLIHKSADIRNAAVQTVRGAFEFQGQKCSATSRAYVAASVADEFLEQVATETKNLKVGEPTDFTNFCGPVIHEASFNKLAKVIDEAKNDPELELLAGGTYDSSKGWYIQPTVYRTSNPDHPLLSRELFGPVLVVHAYNDATEADFTKICEKIDQTGEYGLTGAVFAQDREALRQADDALRNTAGNFYINCKSTGAVVGQQPFGGARASGTNDKAGSGNLLSRFVSLRSMKEEFVPTYNVAYPSNA; this is encoded by the exons ATGCAGTCTTCATTGCTTCTTCGTGCTAGGGGCCTTCCATTGGCCAAGTCCTCTTTTGCCCGCTCCAGCATCCGGGCGATGGGATCCTACGCCACCTTCAAGGTTCCCCGTATTGACAACGAACCCAAC AAACACTATGCCCCTGGTTCTCCCGATCGCAAGGGTCTCGAGGAAGCCCTGGCGAAGCACAAGCAAAGCGCTCCCCTCACTGTTCCCTTAGTGattgctggaaaggag ATCAAGAGCTCTGAAACCTTCACACAAGCCAACCCCGCTACCCATGCTCCTTTGGCCACATACTCTCATGCCACCGCCTCGGATGTCCAGGCCGCCATCGACGCCGCTCTTAAGGCCCGCGAGTCTTGGGCTTCCACTTCGTTTGCTGAACGTGccagcatcttcctcaagGCGGCCGACTTGATTTCCACCAAGTACCGCTACGATATCATGGCCTTGACCATGCACGGTCAGGGCAAGAACGCCTGGCAGGCCGAAATTGACTCCGCCGCCGAGCTGTGCGACTTCTTCCGTTTCGGTGTCAAGTACGCTGAGGACCTGTACGCTCAGCAGCCTGTTCACAACTCTCCCGGCGTTTGGAA CCGCGTCGAGTACCGTGCCCTGGAGGGATTCGTCTATGCTATCAGTCCTTTCAACTTCACTGCCATTGGTGGTAACTTGGCTGGTGCCCCTGCTCTGATGGGTAACGTTGTTGTCTGGAAGCCCTCTCCTTCCGCCATTGCGTCCAACTGGCTCGTTCACGAGATCCTCCTGGAGGCTGGTCTCCCCAAGAATGTCATCCAGTTCGTCCCTGGTGACGCTGAGGAGGTTACCAACACCGTCCTCAACCACCCCGAGTTTGCTGCTCTTCACTTCACTGGCAGCACCAGCGTGTTCCGTAGCCTCTACGGCCAGATTGCCAACCGTGTTGCTGAGGGCAAGTACCGCAGCTACCCTCGCATTGTCGGTGAAACCGGCGGAAAGAACTTCCATCTCATTCACAAGTCGGCCGATATTCGCAATGCGGCCGTCCAAACCGTCCGTGGCGCCTTCGAGTTCCAGGGACAGAAGTGCAGTGCGACCTCCCGCGCATACGTCGCCGCTTCCGTCGCCGATGAGTTCCTGGAGCAGGTTGCCACCGAGACCAAGAACCTCAAGGTCGGTGAGCCGACCGATTTCACCAACTTCTGCGGTCCTGTCATCCACGAGGCTTCTTTCAACAAGCTGGCGAAGGTGATCGACGAGGCCAAGAACGACCCTGAGCTCGAGCTCCTGGCCGGTGGTACCTACGACTCCTCCAAGGGCTGGTACATTCAGCCTACCGTCTACCGCACTTCCAACCCTGACCACCCTCTCCTGTCCCGTGAGCTTTTCGGCCCTGTCCTGGTCGTCCACGCCTACAACGACGCCACGGAGGCCGACTTCACCAAGATCTGCGAGAAGATCGACCAGACCGGCGAGTACGGTCTGACCGGAGCTGTGTTCGCGCAGGACCGCGAGGCTCTCCGCCAGGCGGATGACGCTCTCCGCAACACTGCCGGCAACTTCTACATCAACTGCAAGAGCACCGGTGCCGTTGTCGGCCAGCAGCCTTTCGGTGGTGCTCGCGCCAGTGGCACCAACGACAAGGCGGGCAGCGGAAACCTGCTCTCTCGTTTCGTCAGCTTGCGTTCCATGAAGGAGGAGTTCGTCCCTACCTACAACGTTGCCTACCCTAGCAACGCATAA
- a CDS encoding BUD22 family protein (predicted protein): MPKRKLSDVDSGPKRTYNVQTMRLTQKFEQGVVLLSRALKVAKGFERQKLSRREKTAKSQGSSEALQKIAEEIAFIKSLDPTATAQKYLFKQLFKTKRISEAPAFIQFKESKNISTEGPQSTAEANVTARLYKSNPVKNAFPNIMTDIKKLLGVEEVAGGKKDKGKEAGSKESATKTKTEQRAVSVSDSEPEDPRIAAAAAKFDEEEGDEKSEGGEEGEGDEVMSEAESIDYAQFDSRLAPGSEDEDEEGADGAASDDSGSDGGVNLQAPSDMSISRSPSPDSPPAKKQKGKSSTSSAPATSTTFLPSLTMGGYFSGSESEPENIDEQQPRRKNRMGQQARRALWEKKYGSGANHVKQQQQQQKRSRDSGWDMRRGATDGSDGPRGRRGQGRGPPGRSQHGGDRPQRGPPAQRRKPEDDKPLHPSWEAAKRAKEQKATAAFQGILYKL; this comes from the exons atgCCCAAACGCAAACTCTCCGACGTGGACTCCGGTCCCAAGCGCACATACAACGTGCAAACCATGCGCCTGACGCAAAAGTTCGAGCAGGGCGTCGTCCTCCTATCGCGTGCGCTGAAGGTCGCCAAAGGCTTCGAGAGACAGAAGTTAtcgaggagagaaaaaaccGCCAAGTCGCAGGGGAGCTCTGAGGCGTTGCAGAAAATCGCGGAGGAGATTGCTTTTATCAAG AGTCTTGATCCAACCGCTACGGCGCAAAAATATCTTTTCAAACAGCTGTTTAAGACGAAACGAATTTCCGAGGCGCCAGCTTTTATCCAATTTAAAGAGTCGAAGAACATTTCTACAGAGGGGCCGCAGAGTACGGCCGAGGCGAACGTTACTGCGCGATTGTACAAGTCTAATCCAGTGAAGAATGCGTTTCCGAATATTATGACCGATATTAAAAAGCTactgggggtggaggaagtggCTGGTGGCAAGAAGGATAAAGGCAAGGAGGCTGGGTCAAAAGAAAGTGCGACTAAGACGAAGACGGAACAGCGGGCTGTATCCGTGTCGGATAGTGAACCGGAGGACCCTAGAATAGCTGCGGCTGCTGCAAagttcgatgaggaagaaggagatgaaaagagtgaaggaggtgaagaaggtgaaggagatgaagtcatgAGCGAAGCGGAGAGTATAGACTATGCGCAATTTGATTCAAGGCTTGCGCCGGGctcggaggatgaggatgaggaaggtgcAGATGGTGCAGCGAGTGATGATAGTGGCTCTGATGGAGGCGTGAATCTACAAGCGCCGTCTGATATGTCTATATCCCGGTCTCCTTCACCGGACTCGCCGCCGGCTAAGAAACAGAAGGGCAAGAGCAGCACATCAAGTGCCCCAGCTACCAGTACAACCTTCCTGCCTTCCCTAACCATGGGTGGATACTTTTCCGGCTCAGAGTCCGAACCAGAAAACATTGATGAACAGCAACCACGTCGGAAGAATCGAATGGGACAGCAGGCGCGTCGTGCCTTgtgggaaaagaagtacGGTAGTGGAGCAAACCACGtaaagcagcagcagcagcagcagaagaggagCCGGGATAGCGGCTGGGATATGCGCCGGGGTGCAACGGATGGTTCCGACGGCCCGAGGGGAAGGCGAGGCCAGGGACGAGGTCCACCTGGGAGGTCTCAGCATGGTGGGGACCGTCCTCAGCGTGGTCCTCCCGCACAGAGGAGAAAGCCTGAGGATGATAAGCCCCTGCATCCCTCCTGGGAGGCAGCCAAGCGGGCCAAGGAGCAAAAGGCTACAGCTGCATTCCAGG GTATCTTGTATAAACTGTAG
- a CDS encoding proline dehydrogenase family protein (proline oxidase), whose translation MKAARRPLRPLAGTPSSVLTPRYVSRTSNPKSSVATSTTTTNNVWQQEPQTPKQELSPLAKLPISSVLRSLVILSVSSSSLLLKPCIKTLSMLAHPKTALLDVAKNPLLNMLVKHTIYKQFNAGENKLEVQRSIEDIKRLGYRGVLLGYAKEVLVGESNVDPKDEQAAREEIQMWLDGTLQTVDMAQEGDFVALKFTGMGVQALDVLQRQAAPTEFMDRAIQKVCDLAISRNVRLLVDAEEQAVQPGIEEWTMKYQKYCNSQTPGRAIFYNTYQAYLCSTPTTLAKHLEISRQEGYTLGVKLVRGAYLKTEPRHLIWSTKEETDQCYDGVVEALLTRKYNSMLKSASEKHQTDLPSVNVIIATHNRDSVRKAHALRTEQAMKGENHGVDLSYAQLQGMADEVSCELLQGFQSAEVMKGASMESPNVFKLLTWGSVKECMGFLMRRAIENTEAVGRTKQSQEAMFEELKRRARLAFRRSN comes from the exons ATGAAAGCAGCTCGCCGTCCTTTGCGCCCCCTCGCTGGCACCCCCTCCTCCGTTCTGACCCCAAGATACGTCAGCCGCACCAGCAACCCTAAGTCATCGGTGGCGACTTCGACAACAACAACGAACAATGTGTGGCAGCAAGAACCCCAGACTCCCAAGCAGGAGTTGTCCCCTTTGGCAAAGCTTCCCATCTCATCGGTTTTGCGCTCCCTCGTGATTCTGTCCGTctcgtcctcttcacttcttctGAAGCCATGCATCAAGACGCTGTCGATGCTGGCGCATCCTAAGACTGCACTTCTGGATGTGGCCAAGAACCCTCTGTTGAATATGCTCGTCAAGCATACCATTTACAAGCAGTTCAACGCTGGCGAAAACAAGCTTGAGGTCCAACGGTCCATTGAAGACATTAAGCGTCTTGGATACAGAGGTGTGCTGCTTGGATATGCCAAGGAGGTCCTAGTTGGAGAGAGCAATGTGGACCCAAAGGATGAGCAAGCAGCCCGTGAGGAAATCCAGATGTGGCTGGATGGAACCCTGCAGACCGTCGACATGGCGCAGGAGGGAGACTTCGTGGCCCTGAA ATTCACCGGCATGGGTGTTCAGGCGCTTGATGTCCTGCAGCGTCAGGCTGCACCAACTGAATTCATGGACCGTGCGATTCAAAAGGTCTGCGATTTGGCTATCTCGCGGAACGTGCGCCTGCTCGTGGATGCCGAGGAGCAGGCCGTCCAACCCGGTATTGAAGAATGGACCATGAAGTATCAGAAATACTGCAACTCTCAGACCCCTGGCCGTGCCATCTTCTACAACACTTATCAGGCTTATCTCTGCTCCACTCCGACAACCCTTGCCAAGCACCTTGAAATCTCCCGCCAGGAAGGTTACACTCTTGGTGTCAAGCTGGTCCGCGGCGCGTATCTCAAGACTGAGCCTCGTCACTTGATCTGGTCCACCAAGGAGGAAACCGACCAATGCTACGACGGTGTTGTGGAAGCCCTTCTGACCCGCAAGTACAACTCGATGCTGAAGTCTGCATCTGAGAAGCACCAGACTGACCTGCCATCTGTCAACGTTATTATCGCCACCCACAACCGGGACTCCGTTCGCAAGGCACATGCTCTTCGTACTGAGCAGGCGATGAAGGGAGAGAACCACGGTGTTGATCTGTCCTATGCTCAGCTGCAGGGAATGGCTGACGAGGTCAGCTGCGAACTTCTGCAAGGCTTCCAGAGTGCTGAGGTGATGAAGGGCGCCTCTATGGAGTCGCCCAATGTCTTCAAGCTTTTGACCTGGGGATCTGTCAAGGAGTGCATGGGCTTCCTGATGAGACGCGCTATTGAGAACACCGAGGCTGTTGGCCGCACCAAGCAATCCCAGGAGGCGATGTTCGAGGAGCTCAAGCGCAGGGCACGCCTGGCGTTCCGCCGCAGCAACTGa